In Ptychodera flava strain L36383 chromosome 17, AS_Pfla_20210202, whole genome shotgun sequence, one genomic interval encodes:
- the LOC139116593 gene encoding uncharacterized protein: MLGTLTDEKKQDWKSYVPPLVHAYNCTKNDATGYAPYYLMFGRHPRLPIDVCMGIEPDNEEQIGHHEYAESLRKRLSYAYELASKAAEKAATSNKNRYDRKSREAILRPGDRVLVKNVRIRGKQKLANIWESQPYRVVKQCDPDLPVYVVCPENKQGRKRTLHRNLLLPCSALPWPETLQQDRELVPQKQKKAREESSLKEISVVTIVMKLQTAHQKRIMR; this comes from the coding sequence ATGCTTGGTACATTGACAGATGAGAAGAAACAAGATTGGAAGTCATATGTTCCACCATTAGTACATGCATATAACTGTACAAAGAATGATGCTACAGGATACGCACCTTACTATCTGATGTTTGGAAGACATCCACGCTTACCTATTGATGTTTGCATGGGTATTGAGCCTGATAATGAAGAACAGATAGGTCACCATGAGTATGCTGAATCGTTGAGGAAGAGACTCAGTTATGCCTATGAACTTGCATCGAAAGCAGCTGAGAAGGCAGCTACAAGTAACAAGAATCGATATGACAGGAAATCTCGTGAGGCTATACTCAGACCAGGTGACCGTGTACTAGTCAAGAATGTCAGGATCAGAGGAAAGCAGAAGTTGGCCAATATTTGGGAAAGTCAGCCTTATAGAGTTGTCAAACAGTGCGATCCAGACCTACCCGTTTATGTGGTTTGTCCAGAGAATAAACAGGGAAGGAAACGTACATTACACAGAAACCTGTTATTACCATGTTCGGCACTGCCATGGCCTGAAACTCTTCAGCAGGACAGAGAGCTTGTGCctcagaaacaaaaaaaagcAAGAGAAGAGAGTTCGTTGAAAGAGATATCTGTAGTTACCATAGTGATGAAACTTCAGACGGCTCATCAGAAGAGGATTATGAGGTAG